The Christiangramia flava JLT2011 genome has a segment encoding these proteins:
- the murB gene encoding UDP-N-acetylmuramate dehydrogenase has protein sequence MQLLQNFSLKNYNTFGIDVKAERFVSVTSIEELKTVLRRTYADDLFILGGGSNMLLTHDIQKTVVHISLTGKKIISQTEEEVIVEGAGGENWHDFVRWTLSQDYGGLENMSLIPGNVGTSPIQNIGAYGVELKDCFVSCEAMNVQTLEVIRFNLEDCDFGYRNSVFKNQLKHQFIITSVQFHLSKKNHRIHSEYGAIQAELDAAGIEEPSIQDISEAVIKIRRSKLPDPAKIGNSGSFFKNPVISLKTYNKIKEEWPELPCYKISEEEVKVPAGWLIDQAGLKGYREGDAGVHEKQALVLVNYGKATGNEILELARKVQHDVHRKFHIELEPEVNII, from the coding sequence TGAAGACTGTTCTTAGGAGAACTTATGCAGATGATCTTTTTATTCTGGGCGGCGGAAGCAATATGCTATTAACTCATGATATTCAAAAAACGGTTGTGCATATTTCGCTAACCGGGAAGAAAATCATAAGCCAGACCGAAGAGGAAGTAATCGTTGAAGGCGCCGGCGGAGAGAACTGGCACGATTTCGTGCGATGGACCTTAAGCCAGGATTATGGCGGACTGGAAAATATGTCCCTTATCCCGGGAAATGTAGGCACCTCTCCTATTCAGAATATCGGGGCTTACGGCGTGGAACTTAAAGATTGTTTTGTGAGCTGCGAGGCTATGAACGTGCAGACACTGGAAGTGATAAGGTTCAACCTGGAAGACTGTGATTTTGGCTATCGAAATTCAGTATTTAAAAATCAACTGAAACACCAGTTCATCATTACGTCGGTTCAATTTCATCTGAGCAAAAAAAATCACAGGATCCATTCAGAATATGGAGCGATCCAGGCGGAACTAGATGCTGCGGGAATTGAAGAACCCAGCATCCAGGATATTTCCGAAGCGGTGATCAAAATCAGAAGATCAAAATTACCCGATCCTGCAAAAATCGGGAATAGCGGTAGTTTTTTTAAGAATCCGGTGATTTCGCTGAAAACTTACAACAAGATTAAAGAAGAATGGCCAGAGCTGCCATGTTATAAAATTTCAGAGGAAGAAGTAAAAGTTCCCGCAGGCTGGCTTATTGACCAGGCCGGGCTAAAAGGATACCGCGAGGGCGATGCCGGAGTTCATGAAAAACAGGCCCTGGTGCTGGTAAATTACGGGAAGGCTACCGGGAACGAAATATTGGAACTGGCAAGAAAGGTGCAGCACGATGTCCACCGGAAATTTCATATTGAGCTGGAACCGGAAGTCAATATTATTTAG
- a CDS encoding fasciclin domain-containing protein, with protein sequence MKKKILLMVFAFGALTFVACNDANKKEDSAETEQMEAERQAQMQAEKEKMEFESNSIAAKAADTDSLSSLNDALQSAEMNELLTVSEGPYTVFAPDNAAFSKVDKATLDTLMKPENREKFAGLLEYHVVEDKITAEDLAKKIDGDDGEYTIATLNGGELKATKEGDNIVLTDEMGNKATIVKTDIEASNGIIHIIDAVVMPKSEDTEI encoded by the coding sequence ATGAAAAAGAAAATCTTATTAATGGTATTTGCATTTGGTGCACTTACTTTTGTGGCCTGTAATGATGCCAATAAAAAGGAGGATAGCGCTGAAACCGAGCAGATGGAAGCCGAAAGACAGGCCCAGATGCAGGCAGAAAAAGAAAAGATGGAATTCGAATCCAACAGTATCGCGGCTAAGGCTGCTGATACTGACAGCCTGAGTTCTCTGAATGATGCGCTGCAATCAGCTGAAATGAATGAACTGCTAACGGTTAGTGAAGGACCTTACACGGTATTCGCGCCAGATAATGCGGCGTTTTCAAAAGTTGACAAAGCTACGCTGGATACTTTAATGAAACCTGAGAATCGTGAAAAATTCGCCGGACTCCTGGAATATCATGTAGTTGAGGATAAAATCACTGCGGAAGATCTGGCTAAAAAGATCGATGGTGATGATGGGGAATATACTATCGCAACTTTAAACGGTGGTGAACTGAAAGCAACCAAAGAAGGTGATAATATAGTTCTGACAGATGAAATGGGAAATAAAGCCACGATCGTTAAAACCGATATCGAAGCTTCGAACGGGATCATCCATATTATCGATGCCGTAGTCATGCCAAAATCTGAAGATACAGAGATTTAA
- a CDS encoding membrane or secreted protein — protein MKLLLISIVLLALAFAGIAIKIWGKKDGQFAGTCASQNPMLNKSGEPCSFCGKLPNEMENCSGESKKS, from the coding sequence ATGAAGTTATTATTGATCAGTATCGTGTTATTAGCGCTGGCCTTCGCCGGCATCGCGATCAAAATATGGGGAAAGAAAGATGGGCAATTCGCAGGAACCTGCGCCAGCCAGAACCCGATGTTGAACAAATCTGGAGAACCATGTAGTTTTTGCGGAAAATTGCCAAATGAAATGGAAAACTGCTCTGGAGAATCCAAGAAGAGTTAG
- a CDS encoding glycosyltransferase, which produces MATLLLGLFLFITLVNLIYFFVFFSFATAESKTKIHPEVPVSVIICAKNEAENLRNFLPSILEQDYPEFEIVVINDASTDESLDVMEEFQQIDPRIRIVNVENNEAFWANKKYALTLGIKKARFKHLLFTDADCAPQSRNWIRSMSSNFQPGIAIVLGYGGYFRHKKSLLNKLIRFETLLTAIQYFSYARLGSPYMGVGRNLAYTSTRFYELKGFASHLQIRSGDDDLFVNEAATAQNTTSCFEKDAITRSIPKATFSAWIKQKKRHVSVAKHYKPKHQFFLAIFYIFRLLFWPVFIALLLLKIYPMIVLANLALKLLVEGFVYFKAASKLDEKDVVWLFPFFDLFLIYLQLTIFISNLVSKPTHWK; this is translated from the coding sequence ATGGCAACACTTCTACTGGGATTATTTCTCTTCATCACACTGGTTAATCTCATTTATTTCTTCGTTTTTTTCTCTTTCGCCACGGCGGAAAGCAAAACGAAAATCCATCCAGAAGTCCCGGTATCCGTTATTATCTGCGCCAAGAATGAAGCCGAAAACCTTCGGAACTTTTTGCCGAGCATCCTCGAGCAGGACTACCCGGAATTCGAAATTGTAGTGATCAACGACGCTTCTACAGATGAAAGCCTGGACGTCATGGAAGAATTCCAGCAGATCGATCCCAGGATTCGCATCGTGAACGTGGAAAACAATGAAGCTTTCTGGGCCAATAAAAAATATGCTTTAACTCTGGGTATCAAAAAAGCCCGTTTTAAACACCTACTTTTCACAGACGCCGATTGTGCTCCGCAAAGCCGTAACTGGATCAGGAGCATGAGTTCCAACTTTCAGCCGGGAATTGCGATCGTCCTGGGATATGGCGGCTACTTCAGGCATAAGAAATCGCTGTTGAATAAGCTGATCAGGTTTGAAACGCTCCTCACCGCCATTCAGTATTTTTCATATGCCAGGCTGGGCTCTCCGTACATGGGTGTGGGGCGAAATCTGGCCTATACTTCTACCCGGTTCTATGAACTGAAAGGTTTTGCCAGCCATTTGCAAATTCGCAGCGGTGATGACGACCTTTTCGTGAACGAAGCGGCCACGGCCCAGAACACCACCAGCTGTTTCGAAAAGGATGCGATTACCCGAAGCATCCCGAAAGCTACATTTTCAGCTTGGATTAAACAGAAAAAAAGACATGTTTCCGTAGCCAAACATTACAAACCGAAGCACCAGTTCTTTTTGGCCATTTTCTATATTTTCAGGCTCTTGTTCTGGCCGGTATTTATCGCCTTACTGTTGTTGAAGATCTACCCGATGATCGTGCTGGCAAATCTTGCACTCAAACTGTTGGTAGAAGGTTTTGTATATTTCAAAGCGGCCAGCAAACTGGATGAAAAAGATGTGGTTTGGTTATTCCCCTTTTTCGACCTGTTTCTCATCTATTTGCAATTAACTATATTTATCTCCAACCTTGTATCAAAACCAACGCATTGGAAATAG
- a CDS encoding RNA polymerase sigma factor, whose translation MEIDPEQLLKKIREAKAGSQTAFNFLLDLYWNDVYGFQLKKLHNEYEAEDITIQTFSRAFNKIDTFDENYSFSTWLIAISKNIHVDQIRKKKASIRSQTTSHDEEHFHQIIDETPSIEDKLIKEQHLEQLLADIKQLKPHYQEVINLRFFQEKSYKEIARSLDEPMNNVKVKLLRAKKLLAEIIESRKA comes from the coding sequence TTGGAAATAGATCCTGAGCAGCTTCTGAAAAAAATCAGGGAAGCAAAAGCCGGAAGTCAGACCGCTTTCAATTTCCTTTTAGACCTTTATTGGAACGACGTATATGGCTTTCAGCTGAAGAAACTACACAATGAATACGAAGCGGAAGACATCACTATACAAACCTTTTCACGGGCTTTTAATAAAATTGACACTTTTGACGAAAATTACTCTTTCAGTACCTGGCTGATCGCCATTTCCAAAAATATCCACGTAGACCAGATCCGGAAAAAGAAAGCCTCCATCCGTTCCCAGACGACCAGTCATGACGAGGAACATTTTCACCAGATTATTGATGAAACTCCCAGCATTGAGGATAAACTGATTAAAGAACAACATCTGGAGCAATTGCTGGCAGACATCAAGCAACTCAAACCACATTACCAGGAAGTGATCAACCTGCGTTTCTTTCAGGAAAAATCATATAAAGAGATCGCTCGCAGCCTCGACGAACCCATGAACAACGTCAAGGTAAAACTGCTCCGTGCGAAAAAGCTTTTGGCCGAAATTATTGAAAGCCGAAAAGCCTAA
- the lipA gene encoding lipoyl synthase, translated as MNTEVAPIKEKTERKPKPKWLRVKLPTGKKYTELRSLVDKYDLHTICTSGSCPNMGECWSEGTATFMILGNICTRSCGFCGVKTGRPETVDWDEPEKVARSIRLMKIKHAVVTSVDRDDLKDMGSIMWAETVKAIRRMNPETTLETLIPDFQGNERNIDRIIEVMPEVVSHNMETVKRLTREVRIQAKYDRSLGVLKYLKDNGINRTKSGIMLGLGEQEEEVIQTLEDLRGAGVDVVTIGQYLQPSKRHLPVKQFITPDQFKKYEEIGLEMGFRHVESSALVRSSYKAQKHIN; from the coding sequence ATGAATACAGAAGTTGCTCCAATCAAAGAAAAGACCGAAAGAAAGCCGAAACCAAAATGGTTACGGGTAAAACTTCCAACCGGTAAAAAATACACCGAACTCCGCAGCCTGGTAGACAAATACGATCTTCATACGATCTGTACTTCCGGGAGTTGCCCGAATATGGGTGAATGCTGGAGCGAAGGAACCGCAACTTTTATGATCCTGGGAAACATCTGCACCCGCTCCTGCGGATTTTGTGGTGTGAAAACCGGGCGGCCAGAAACTGTAGATTGGGATGAACCCGAAAAAGTTGCAAGATCCATCCGGTTGATGAAGATCAAACATGCCGTAGTAACGAGCGTGGACCGCGATGACCTGAAAGATATGGGATCGATCATGTGGGCGGAAACCGTAAAGGCTATCCGCAGAATGAATCCCGAAACTACTCTGGAAACACTTATTCCAGATTTTCAGGGCAACGAACGAAACATTGACCGAATCATCGAAGTAATGCCGGAAGTGGTTTCTCACAATATGGAAACCGTAAAAAGGCTCACTCGCGAAGTGCGCATCCAGGCGAAGTACGACCGCAGTCTTGGTGTTTTGAAATACCTAAAAGACAATGGCATCAACAGGACGAAGTCTGGAATCATGCTGGGCCTTGGCGAACAGGAAGAAGAAGTGATCCAGACCCTGGAAGATCTTCGCGGCGCCGGAGTAGATGTAGTGACCATAGGACAGTATCTACAACCCAGCAAAAGGCATTTGCCGGTAAAACAGTTCATCACACCCGATCAATTCAAGAAATACGAAGAGATCGGCCTGGAAATGGGCTTCCGCCATGTAGAAAGCAGCGCACTGGTACGTTCCTCTTACAAAGCCCAGAAACATATCAACTAA
- the gap gene encoding type I glyceraldehyde-3-phosphate dehydrogenase: protein MAGKTKIAINGFGRIGRSLFRLLLNHPSIEVVAINDLSDARTLAHLLKYDSIHRTLPAEVSSVEDHIIVNGKNIPLFNSQIPKEIPWENTPAEIVVDATGQFKTSDSLKGHLKGTVKKVILSVPPQDEAIKMVVLGVNEKLLDGTEEIISNASCTTNNAAPMLQVIHEHFKVSQAYITTVHSYTTDQSLHDKPHRDLRRSRAAAQSIIPTTTGAAKALTHIFPDLQKVIGGCGIRVPVPNGSLTDMTLNVEKATSIEEVNALFRKKAENELKGILQYTEDPIVSVDILDSPFSCIFDAQMTSVIDGKLIKLIGWYDNEFGYSSRLIDLISLVNDK, encoded by the coding sequence ATGGCTGGCAAGACGAAAATTGCAATTAACGGCTTCGGAAGAATAGGCCGCAGCCTTTTCAGGCTTCTGCTGAACCATCCATCTATTGAAGTGGTGGCCATCAATGATCTTAGCGACGCCAGAACCCTGGCACATTTGCTGAAATATGACAGCATTCACCGAACGCTTCCTGCTGAAGTTTCTTCCGTAGAAGATCATATTATCGTAAATGGGAAAAATATTCCGCTGTTTAATAGTCAGATCCCGAAGGAAATCCCTTGGGAAAACACCCCTGCGGAAATAGTCGTGGATGCGACAGGCCAGTTTAAAACATCTGATTCGTTAAAAGGTCATCTGAAAGGGACTGTCAAAAAAGTCATATTATCAGTGCCGCCTCAGGACGAAGCTATTAAAATGGTGGTACTTGGAGTTAATGAAAAGTTGCTGGACGGTACGGAAGAGATCATTTCCAATGCCTCGTGTACGACCAATAATGCCGCGCCAATGCTCCAAGTGATCCACGAACATTTCAAAGTTTCGCAGGCGTATATTACCACCGTTCATTCGTACACTACAGACCAGAGCCTGCATGACAAACCTCACCGTGATTTACGCCGAAGCAGGGCCGCCGCGCAATCCATCATTCCTACAACTACCGGTGCCGCTAAAGCACTGACCCATATTTTTCCTGATCTTCAGAAAGTGATCGGGGGATGCGGGATCAGGGTTCCGGTGCCTAACGGTTCTTTGACCGATATGACGCTGAACGTGGAAAAAGCGACCAGCATTGAGGAAGTGAACGCACTTTTCAGAAAAAAAGCTGAAAACGAATTGAAGGGAATCCTGCAGTATACTGAAGACCCCATTGTTTCGGTAGATATTCTAGACAGCCCTTTCAGCTGTATTTTCGATGCACAAATGACCTCTGTCATCGATGGGAAACTCATTAAACTAATAGGCTGGTATGACAACGAATTTGGATATTCGAGTCGTCTTATCGATTTAATTTCACTTGTTAACGATAAATAG
- a CDS encoding hybrid sensor histidine kinase/response regulator, with translation MKNLKLSILLLFCCFTLVSFQDPAATPAQKVTPEEIKELLNKAEHSINTMQFDRAQEELTQSLEMARSIDHKRYIALVSSILARMYQVRHEFDKGVTELERAISIQRNINDEEGLAYSYVLFGKLFYSKQNYDRAIKYFDLAADYFEKHDNEEQLGLIDLNKAILYMNVPDKRDLANNLMDNARVRLKESNNNYELSRWHYYKARIHMLEGDYAEAEKVAKGALGIAQGDGFIGMTMYSYGMLSDIAELRNNPQQALEYLKKANAVRDEVFDMNKEALASETNERLGVDALKSTVDELTIQNAEQERTLKVNKLTTILSVALITILSLLTLSLYKNNNLRARANELLQKKNSELTLAKENAEKASMAKAQFLSTITHELRTPLYAVTGLTHLLLEESPTESQKEHLNSLKFSGEYLLSLINNILDLNKLEANKVEVVNSTFNLEKRISDVLIALKNSADEKKTKLHFKFDESIPKKLIGDPLKVSQILINLIGNSIKFTEDGDIWINVKKIKQQDKNVYLQFEIKDNGEGISKEKQKAIFENFTQGSTQINRKFGGTGLGLSIVKNLLSLLDSEVELESELGEGSQFTFDLKFEAPEGEIVEKPVAPSIDESKLTNDIMIDKRILVVEDNKINQMITRKILEKNKVICDVADNGSIAVEKVKNNHFDLILMDIHMPGISGIEATIQIRKFNEEIPIIALTAVTLDESLDEFYLNGFNDIIPKPYKTEEFFHKINKYLAARETTV, from the coding sequence ATGAAGAACTTAAAGCTCTCGATTTTACTATTATTCTGTTGCTTTACATTAGTTAGTTTTCAGGATCCTGCGGCCACACCGGCCCAAAAGGTTACCCCTGAGGAAATAAAGGAACTCTTGAACAAGGCTGAGCACTCCATCAATACGATGCAGTTCGATCGCGCCCAGGAAGAACTCACGCAGTCTCTGGAAATGGCTCGCAGCATTGATCATAAGCGCTATATCGCACTGGTAAGCAGCATTCTGGCCAGGATGTACCAGGTTCGGCATGAATTCGACAAAGGAGTGACCGAACTGGAAAGAGCCATCTCCATTCAGCGCAATATCAACGATGAAGAAGGTCTCGCCTATTCGTATGTGCTCTTCGGAAAACTTTTCTATTCTAAACAAAATTATGACCGCGCCATCAAGTATTTTGACCTGGCAGCCGATTATTTTGAAAAACATGACAACGAGGAACAATTAGGTCTTATCGATCTTAATAAGGCAATTCTGTACATGAATGTGCCTGATAAAAGGGACCTCGCCAATAATTTAATGGACAATGCTCGTGTTCGGTTAAAAGAAAGCAATAATAATTATGAGCTAAGCCGCTGGCATTATTATAAAGCCCGAATTCATATGCTGGAAGGCGATTATGCCGAAGCTGAAAAAGTGGCAAAGGGAGCTCTTGGTATTGCGCAGGGTGATGGATTCATCGGGATGACCATGTACTCTTATGGAATGTTGAGTGACATTGCAGAACTTCGGAATAACCCACAGCAGGCACTGGAGTATCTGAAAAAAGCTAATGCAGTTCGTGATGAAGTGTTCGACATGAACAAGGAAGCACTGGCGAGCGAAACCAACGAACGATTAGGTGTGGACGCGCTGAAATCGACTGTAGATGAGCTCACCATTCAAAACGCAGAACAGGAACGCACCCTGAAAGTGAACAAACTCACCACCATTCTCAGTGTGGCCCTGATCACCATTTTGTCCCTGTTGACCCTTTCGCTCTACAAGAACAACAATTTGAGAGCCCGGGCGAACGAACTACTACAGAAAAAGAATTCAGAATTAACCCTTGCCAAAGAAAATGCTGAAAAAGCTTCGATGGCCAAGGCTCAATTCCTTTCCACGATCACCCATGAGCTGCGAACACCGCTATATGCTGTGACCGGACTCACCCATTTATTGCTGGAAGAAAGCCCGACTGAAAGTCAGAAAGAACATCTGAACTCCCTGAAATTTTCAGGAGAATACCTGTTGTCACTGATCAATAATATCCTGGATCTCAACAAGCTTGAGGCCAACAAAGTGGAAGTAGTAAACTCTACCTTCAACCTGGAGAAACGCATTTCCGACGTGCTGATCGCCCTTAAAAATTCCGCCGACGAAAAGAAAACCAAGCTGCATTTCAAGTTTGACGAAAGCATTCCGAAGAAGCTCATTGGTGACCCGCTGAAAGTTTCTCAAATTCTGATCAATCTTATCGGGAACTCCATTAAGTTTACCGAGGATGGCGACATCTGGATCAATGTTAAAAAGATCAAGCAGCAGGATAAGAATGTCTACCTGCAATTCGAGATCAAGGATAATGGGGAAGGCATCAGCAAAGAGAAACAAAAAGCCATTTTCGAAAATTTCACACAGGGTTCTACACAGATCAACCGCAAATTTGGCGGAACCGGTCTTGGGCTTTCTATCGTGAAAAATCTTTTGAGCCTGTTGGATAGCGAAGTAGAACTGGAAAGCGAACTTGGCGAAGGCTCTCAGTTTACTTTTGACCTGAAATTTGAAGCTCCGGAAGGTGAAATCGTTGAGAAACCAGTCGCACCTTCTATTGACGAAAGCAAGCTGACGAACGATATTATGATCGATAAACGCATCCTGGTTGTGGAGGATAACAAGATCAACCAGATGATCACCCGTAAAATTCTTGAAAAGAACAAGGTGATCTGTGATGTGGCAGACAATGGAAGTATTGCCGTAGAGAAAGTGAAAAACAACCATTTTGACCTTATCCTGATGGATATTCACATGCCCGGCATCAGCGGGATTGAGGCTACCATCCAGATCAGGAAATTCAACGAGGAAATCCCGATCATCGCCTTAACCGCGGTCACGCTGGACGAAAGCCTGGATGAATTTTACCTTAATGGTTTTAATGATATTATTCCAAAACCTTATAAAACCGAAGAGTTCTTCCACAAGATCAATAAGTATTTAGCTGCCAGAGAAACAACGGTTTAG
- the lpxK gene encoding tetraacyldisaccharide 4'-kinase, which translates to MKHLRKLLYPFSVVYHGVTAARNTLYDLDILSSEKYELPIICVGNLSVGGTGKSPMIEYLLNLLKTEKVAVLSRGYKRKSTGFQLVAVNDSVLKSGDEPLQFKNKFPRAIIAVDANRQHGIAELQKFSPAVILLDDAFQHRKVQAGFQILLTRYDELFTKDLMLPAGNLRESRGGMRRADIILVTKCPSELSQEKMREIEREIAPASYQKVFFTGIEYDSSVFNSKESMLLQDFMREKFTLVTGIAKATPLVQHLNRLSGNFEHLEFGDHHAFSEEELKKLRTHERILTTEKDFMRLRNYFPAEQLYYLPIQVKFLNGTQSEFDQSIQNFINKKETR; encoded by the coding sequence ATGAAACACCTTAGGAAATTGCTTTACCCGTTTTCAGTGGTTTACCATGGGGTGACGGCAGCTCGCAACACGCTCTATGATCTCGATATCCTTTCTTCGGAAAAGTATGAGCTTCCAATAATCTGTGTGGGGAACCTGAGTGTTGGAGGTACGGGAAAATCTCCCATGATCGAATACTTATTGAATTTGCTGAAGACGGAAAAAGTTGCCGTGCTAAGCCGCGGTTATAAGCGAAAGTCTACGGGATTTCAATTGGTAGCGGTAAACGACAGTGTTTTGAAAAGCGGTGATGAACCCCTGCAGTTCAAGAATAAGTTCCCCAGGGCGATCATAGCAGTTGATGCCAACAGGCAACATGGTATTGCTGAACTTCAAAAATTCTCTCCAGCTGTGATCCTGCTGGACGACGCCTTTCAGCATCGAAAGGTGCAGGCGGGTTTTCAGATTTTGCTTACTCGATACGATGAGCTTTTTACGAAAGACTTAATGCTGCCAGCCGGGAACCTTCGCGAAAGCCGGGGCGGAATGCGGCGTGCCGATATCATCCTGGTCACCAAGTGTCCTTCTGAACTGAGCCAGGAAAAAATGCGGGAGATCGAAAGAGAAATCGCTCCGGCTTCCTACCAGAAAGTATTTTTTACCGGTATTGAATATGATTCGTCAGTTTTTAATAGTAAGGAAAGCATGCTTCTCCAGGATTTTATGAGGGAAAAGTTCACGCTGGTAACCGGAATTGCTAAAGCGACCCCGTTGGTGCAGCATTTAAACCGACTCTCCGGAAATTTTGAACACCTTGAATTTGGGGATCACCACGCCTTTTCAGAAGAGGAATTGAAAAAATTGCGAACGCATGAACGAATTCTTACTACCGAAAAGGATTTTATGAGACTTCGAAACTATTTTCCGGCGGAGCAGTTATATTACCTGCCAATCCAGGTGAAATTCCTAAACGGTACACAATCAGAATTTGACCAGTCCATCCAAAATTTTATAAATAAAAAAGAGACGCGGTGA
- a CDS encoding Nif3-like dinuclear metal center hexameric protein — MTIQEVIAILEDFAPTRYAESFDNVGLLVGDQNQEVTGALITLDTLEETVDEAISRNCNLIVSFHPIIFSGLKKLTGSDYVQRAVLKAIKNDIAIYAIHTALDNHYKGVNDMIAEKLQLKNRKILIPRKDSIKKLTTFVPVKNADSVRQALFEAGAGSIGNYDECSFNVLGKGSFKGNEASSPVIGEKGQTHFEEEIQIGLTYPAHRESAILKKLFSSHPYEEVAYEIQQLENENQHLGMGMIGELETTTSEEDFLKMVKDTFYAGCIRHSALLQKPIKKVAVLGGSGAFAIQNAKNAGADIFITADLKYHDFYKAEKKLVLADIGHYESEQFTKNLLYSFLSKKISSFALILADTNTNPIKYL; from the coding sequence ATGACTATACAGGAGGTAATTGCCATTCTGGAAGATTTTGCCCCGACCCGTTACGCAGAAAGTTTTGATAACGTTGGTTTACTCGTGGGCGATCAAAACCAGGAAGTGACGGGCGCGCTGATCACGCTAGATACGCTGGAAGAAACCGTGGACGAAGCTATTTCCAGGAATTGCAACCTGATTGTTAGCTTCCACCCCATCATTTTTTCGGGTTTAAAAAAGCTTACCGGTAGCGACTATGTGCAACGCGCCGTACTGAAAGCCATTAAAAATGACATTGCCATTTACGCCATTCACACCGCTTTGGATAATCATTACAAAGGCGTGAATGACATGATCGCAGAAAAACTACAGCTTAAGAATCGTAAAATTCTAATCCCGCGGAAAGATTCGATCAAGAAACTAACGACTTTTGTCCCCGTTAAAAATGCTGATTCTGTGCGGCAGGCTTTATTTGAAGCAGGTGCGGGCAGTATTGGTAATTATGACGAGTGCAGCTTCAATGTGTTGGGGAAAGGCAGTTTTAAAGGAAACGAAGCGTCCAGCCCGGTGATTGGCGAAAAGGGACAAACGCATTTCGAAGAGGAGATCCAGATTGGTCTTACCTACCCGGCGCATAGAGAATCAGCTATCCTTAAAAAACTTTTCAGCAGTCATCCTTACGAGGAAGTGGCTTACGAGATCCAGCAGCTGGAAAACGAAAATCAGCATTTGGGAATGGGGATGATCGGAGAACTGGAAACTACCACTTCAGAAGAAGATTTCTTGAAAATGGTCAAAGACACCTTTTATGCCGGCTGCATCAGGCATTCAGCACTGCTTCAGAAGCCGATAAAAAAAGTGGCCGTTTTAGGAGGAAGCGGTGCTTTTGCGATCCAAAATGCTAAAAATGCCGGGGCAGATATTTTTATTACTGCCGACCTGAAATACCACGACTTCTATAAAGCCGAGAAAAAACTGGTACTTGCCGACATTGGACACTATGAAAGCGAGCAGTTTACAAAAAATTTACTATATTCTTTTCTTAGCAAAAAAATTAGTAGTTTTGCACTTATTTTAGCAGATACAAACACCAATCCTATCAAGTATTTATAA
- a CDS encoding zinc ribbon domain-containing protein produces MAKKNDVTVEEKLRALYDLQLVDSRIDEIRNVRGELPLEVEDLEDEVAGLNRRLEKLDADIEVIENDIKNKKNQIEDSKSTIKKYSEQQKNVRNNREFNALSKEVEYQELEIELSEKHIKEYKAKIEQKKEVIAQTKEKLSEREEHLKHKKGELDEILKETEKEEQALIDKSAEYEKNIEDRLVKAYKRIRSNVKNGLAVVPVERGASGGSFFTIPPQVIMEIAGRKKIITDEHSGRILVDEELAKEEQEKMDSMFKKF; encoded by the coding sequence ATGGCGAAAAAAAACGATGTTACTGTAGAAGAGAAGCTGAGAGCTCTGTACGATCTTCAGTTGGTAGATTCGCGAATTGACGAAATTAGAAACGTACGCGGAGAGCTTCCTTTAGAAGTAGAGGATCTTGAAGATGAAGTAGCAGGTTTGAACAGACGTCTGGAAAAACTGGATGCCGATATTGAGGTTATTGAGAACGACATCAAGAATAAAAAGAATCAGATCGAAGATTCTAAATCTACTATCAAGAAATATTCAGAGCAGCAAAAGAATGTTCGCAACAACCGCGAATTTAATGCCCTGAGCAAAGAGGTAGAATACCAGGAATTGGAGATCGAGCTTTCTGAAAAGCACATCAAAGAATACAAGGCGAAAATCGAACAGAAGAAAGAGGTGATCGCCCAGACCAAAGAAAAACTTTCAGAACGCGAAGAGCACCTGAAGCACAAAAAAGGAGAGCTTGACGAGATCCTGAAAGAAACGGAGAAAGAAGAGCAGGCCCTGATCGATAAATCAGCTGAATACGAAAAGAATATCGAAGATCGCCTGGTCAAAGCCTACAAACGCATCAGAAGCAATGTTAAGAACGGTCTTGCCGTAGTTCCTGTTGAACGTGGAGCTTCCGGAGGATCTTTCTTCACCATTCCACCGCAGGTAATTATGGAAATTGCCGGTAGAAAGAAGATCATTACTGATGAGCACAGTGGTCGTATCCTTGTTGACGAAGAACTGGCTAAAGAAGAACAGGAAAAAATGGACAGTATGTTCAAGAAGTTCTAA